The stretch of DNA GCTTTACTACTCTATAGTAGAAATGCTCTGATATATTCATTAACCCTATTTTAATATTACTTTGGAGTAAATATTAAAACCAGAATTAGGAATTATAAATAAAAAAAAGCTGCTTCATTTCTGAAACAGCTTTTTATATTTTAAAAAACAGTAATTAAAACTTAATTACAGATTTCATTCTTTCATTTTCTTCCATTACCAACTCATCATCTACAAGGATTTTCCCTGAATGTTCATCAATAATAATTTTCTTTCTCTGAGCAATTTCCATTTGCTTTTGAGGTGGAATCGTAAAGAACGATCCTTTTGGAGCACCTCTTTCTAATCCTACAACAGCTAAGCCATTAATAGAATTGGTTCTGATTCTGTTATAAGAAGCCAGTAATCTTTCGTCAATTTTACCTGCGTATTCTTTAGACTGCTCGATCAGATATTCTTCTTCTTTCTGAGTTTCAGCGACCAAACCATCTAATTCTTCTTTTTTGAATTTCAAGTGGTTTTTCAAATCGTCAATTTTTGAATTCAGCTCGCTTAACGTTTCATTCTTATGAGCGATTTTAGCACCAAATTCTTTAATTCTTTTTTCAGCTAGTTGAATTTCAAGATCTTGAAATTCAATCTCCTTACCTAAAGCTTCAAACTCTTTATTGTTTCTTACATTATCTTGTTGAGATTTGTATTTTTCAATTAAAGTTTTTGCGTGGTTAATAACTTCATGCTTTGTTTTGATCTGGTCATCCTGATCTTTAATATCTGCATGAAATTTTTCAGCTCTTTTTTCAAGCCCTTCTATCTCGATTTCAAGATCTTCAACCTCAATTGGCAACTCTCCTCTTGTATTTCGGATTTCATCCAATCTTGAATCTATGATTTGTAAATCGTATAAAGCTCTTAATTTCTCTTCAACTGAAATATCGTTGGTTTTTGCCATATCTAAAGGAAATAATTTACTGGGTTTGTTTTTTCGTTGGATTTTGAGATTGCAAATGTACTAAATTTTTGTGACAAAATTTCAAATAATTGTTGCGCAACCCATTGTTCTGATTCATAATGTCCTATATCACAAATCAGCATTTTAGATTCTGCTAAAAAATAATCATGATATTTAAGGTCTCCGGTAAGGTAGGCATCACATTTTTTAGATAATGCAGATTTTATTCCACTTGCCCCCGAACCTCCCAGAACTCCAACCCTCTTTATTTTTTTATTATTGAATTCAGAATGCTTGATCACGTCAAGATTAAATCTCTCTTTTACCAATTTCAAAAAATCTGTCTCATCCATCCCTTCTTCAAACTCTCCATACATTCCTAAGCCTGAATATTGATTTTCATTATCCAGATTATAAATCTGATACGCCACTTCTTCATAAGGATGTGCAGATTTCATAGCTGAAAGAATCTGCCCTTGTTTATAGCTTTCAAAAATAACAAAAATCATGTCTTCATCTGCATTCTCCCGGATATTCTTTTGCCCCGAGAAAGGATTCGAACCTTCAATGGGTCTAAAAGTCCCGTTACCATTAATGCTGAAACTACATTCATCATAAAATCCTATATTTCCTGCGCCGGCAGAGAAAAGAGATTCTTTTAATAATTCGGAATGTGTTTTGGGAACAAAAACCGTCAGCTGTTTCAGATTATTTTTTTTCGGCTGAAGAATTTTCAAATCTTTTAATCCTAAATGATTGCATATCCCTGCGTTGACTCCAAAAAAATCATTATCAAAAGCAGTATGGATAGCGTAGATAGCAATTTTATTTTCAATAGCCTTAATCACTGCTCTTTCAACATAGTTTTTTCCAGTTAAAGATTTTAAACCCGAAAAAATAATAGGATGAAAACATACAATAAAATTGAGTCCTTTTTCAATAGCTTCTGTCACAACACTTTCCAAAGCATCATGACAAACCAAAACTCCAGTAACGATCCGATCCGGCAATCCGCATAACAAGCCGACGTTATCAAAATCCTCCGCCTGCTGTATTGGAATACGTTTTTCTATTTCTGAAATTACTTCACTTATTGTCATTTATTGTGTATGTTTGCTACGAAAATAGGGATAATTTATTAAATTTAAAAAAACTCTAAGTATGGAAAGAGAACACAACCTTATTCCCGAGGATACTTTATGGAAAAGGTTTCTTTATCGTGTTATTTATCGCGCTGATACAAGGCTTGGAATGTTATTTGACGTGGTGCTGCTATTTTTGATTCTGGCCAGTACCCTGATTGTTATGATGGAAAGTGTTCCTCAGCTGGATAAGAGATTCCATTTTACATTTATTGTTCTTGAATGGATCATATCGTTGTTTTTCTCTATAGAGTATGTCTTGCGCATCATGGTTGTCAAGAATAAAAAAAGTTATATTTTCAGTTTTTTCGGAATTATTGACTT from Chryseobacterium piperi encodes:
- a CDS encoding zinc ribbon domain-containing protein — translated: MAKTNDISVEEKLRALYDLQIIDSRLDEIRNTRGELPIEVEDLEIEIEGLEKRAEKFHADIKDQDDQIKTKHEVINHAKTLIEKYKSQQDNVRNNKEFEALGKEIEFQDLEIQLAEKRIKEFGAKIAHKNETLSELNSKIDDLKNHLKFKKEELDGLVAETQKEEEYLIEQSKEYAGKIDERLLASYNRIRTNSINGLAVVGLERGAPKGSFFTIPPQKQMEIAQRKKIIIDEHSGKILVDDELVMEENERMKSVIKF
- a CDS encoding Nif3-like dinuclear metal center hexameric protein; translated protein: MTISEVISEIEKRIPIQQAEDFDNVGLLCGLPDRIVTGVLVCHDALESVVTEAIEKGLNFIVCFHPIIFSGLKSLTGKNYVERAVIKAIENKIAIYAIHTAFDNDFFGVNAGICNHLGLKDLKILQPKKNNLKQLTVFVPKTHSELLKESLFSAGAGNIGFYDECSFSINGNGTFRPIEGSNPFSGQKNIRENADEDMIFVIFESYKQGQILSAMKSAHPYEEVAYQIYNLDNENQYSGLGMYGEFEEGMDETDFLKLVKERFNLDVIKHSEFNNKKIKRVGVLGGSGASGIKSALSKKCDAYLTGDLKYHDYFLAESKMLICDIGHYESEQWVAQQLFEILSQKFSTFAISKSNEKTNPVNYFL